The bacterium sequence CACCACATCGTCGACCTTGAGCTGCTCGAGGAGCTTGATCCCCAGCGTGCAGAGGACGCCGCCCACGGCCCCGATGATGACCGCCCAGTAGAGATTGCTGTGGGTCGGGGCTGCGGTGATCGAGACGAGGCCGGCGATGGCGCCGTTCAGCCCGGCGAACAGGTCGATCCGCCCCAGGAGCGGTCTGGAGACCGCCAGGGCGGCCAGCACGCCGGCGCACGCCGCCAGGTTGGTGTTGACCAGCACGGTGCTCATCGCCACCGCGTCAAGCGCCGACCCGAGGGCCAGCTGGGACCCGCCGTTGAACCCGAACCAACCCAGCCACAGGATGAACACCCCGAGTGTCACCAGCAGAACGTTCGAGGGTGGCGTGGGCTTGACCGTTCCGTCCTTGCGGAACTTGCCCAGCCGGGGTCCGATGACCAGCACGCCGGCCAGGGCCGCCCAGCCGCCGACACTGTGCACGATGGTCGACCCCGCGAAGTCGGCGAACCCCATCTGGGCCAGCCACCCTCCGCCCCATGTCCATGCACCCACGATCGGGTAGATGAACGCGGCGAGCACGAGTGTGAATCCGAAGAAGGGCCACAGCTTGGCCCGCTCCGCGATCGCTCCCGACACGATGGAAGCGGTGGTAGCTACGAACACCATCTGGAAGAACCAGTCGGAAAGGACGCTGTAGCCGTTCGATACAACCTCGCCGACGGTGTCCGCCTGACCGAGAACCAGATCGATCTCGGCCGGCGAAGCCGAGTAGAAGAGCCGGAACGAACCGATTACGTCGCCCACGTTCACGTACATGAGGTTGTAGCCGATCACGTAGAAGGCGAGGCAGGCGATCGAGTAGATCCCGATGTTCTTGAGACAGATCATCGAAGAGTTCTTGGTGCGGACCGCGCCCGACTCGAGCATGGTGAAGCCGGCGCACATCCACATCACCAGGGCACCCCAGATCAGGAATGAGAACGTGTTGAGGATGAAGGCGACCTCGCCCTCGGCCATCTCCGCAGCCGAGGCCACGGTGGGGCGCAGGAGGAGCAATCCGAGAGTCAGTATCCCCGCCACCACGATCCTGGTTCTCGACTTGGAACGCCCCCGCTGTGCAACTAGGTTCATGCGAAATCCTCCCTCGACATAACGGACGCACAGAGCTTAGAGGATGGAGGCGCTGGAGCCGGGGTTGCGGGCGCGCCGTTCTCGTGTTGCGATTGCGATTTCCCCTTCTAAACTTGTGGCCCCAACCCGCACCGATCCGTGGAGTCGACATGTCCAGAATCTGCATGGTCACCGGCAAGAAGCCGACCTTCGGCAAGAAAGTGTCGTTTTCCCACAAGCGGTCCAACCGGCGCTGGACCCCGAACATCCAGAAGAAGCGCTACTGGGTTCCCTCGCAGCGCCGCTACGTGACCCTCACGGTCAGCACCAAGGGGATCAAGACCATCGACAAGAAGGGGATCGAGGCGGTGATGGCGGACCTCAAGCGGCGGGGCATCAAAGTCTGACCCGGCCGGGGCCGGTCCCAGCCGGCCTCCTCGTGTCCTGACCCGGTAGCTCGTCATCCACGTCCGAGACGACGAGAACGCGAAAATCGCGAAGACACGCCCCTCCCCGGCGGGCCCATCCCCCAGCCACCACCTCCTTCGGTCCGAACGCGTTCCGCTATCCCCCGGCGGGTCCGCTCCCGAATTGATCCCGGTTCCGGTTCCCTCGACGTCGAATAGCTGGAAACCGGTGGTGTTTGTGACTGCCGGGCAGTATGCGGCGGGGCTGTGACGTTTTAAACCCCCATGTCCGGGCCCCGGGGTCCACACCGTCCCACCACGGGTGACAGAACGCGCCGAACCGAAGACCAGGGACACCTGGAGCATGCCGGAAGAGACCGG is a genomic window containing:
- the rpmB gene encoding 50S ribosomal protein L28, with product MSRICMVTGKKPTFGKKVSFSHKRSNRRWTPNIQKKRYWVPSQRRYVTLTVSTKGIKTIDKKGIEAVMADLKRRGIKV
- a CDS encoding ammonium transporter → MNLVAQRGRSKSRTRIVVAGILTLGLLLLRPTVASAAEMAEGEVAFILNTFSFLIWGALVMWMCAGFTMLESGAVRTKNSSMICLKNIGIYSIACLAFYVIGYNLMYVNVGDVIGSFRLFYSASPAEIDLVLGQADTVGEVVSNGYSVLSDWFFQMVFVATTASIVSGAIAERAKLWPFFGFTLVLAAFIYPIVGAWTWGGGWLAQMGFADFAGSTIVHSVGGWAALAGVLVIGPRLGKFRKDGTVKPTPPSNVLLVTLGVFILWLGWFGFNGGSQLALGSALDAVAMSTVLVNTNLAACAGVLAALAVSRPLLGRIDLFAGLNGAIAGLVSITAAPTHSNLYWAVIIGAVGGVLCTLGIKLLEQLKVDDVVGAIPAHLVCGIWGTLAATIDNADASFGVQLLGIVSVGAFVFAVSWAVWTLIARTIGLRVSVQAEQMGQDVAELGMESYPEFVLMPENFDDE